The Cygnus olor isolate bCygOlo1 chromosome 10, bCygOlo1.pri.v2, whole genome shotgun sequence genomic interval CTCTTCCCCAGTGCCATGCAACAGCAGAGCCACACATGCACCTTCCACTCAGGTAACCCTCACATGTTCCTACAAGGTCTCCCACTCCAGCAATTTCTTAAAAGGAGGCTACCGAGTCACAGTACTCACTTGTCTGTTTTCTAGGTCAATCTTGTTTCCCAGCACAACAAAAGGAAAGTTCTCAGGATCCCTTGGACTGGCCTGAATGAGGAATTCATCCCTCCAGCTGTCTAGGGTTTTGAATGTGTTAGGGGCCGTGACATCGAACACCAGCACACAGCAGTCTGCTCCCCTGTAGAAGGCAACTCCCAGAGACTGAAACCGTTCTTGTCCTGCTGTATCCCATATCTGCAGCAAAAGACAGGGTAGGtaagccagctctgctccaagACACTCAGACCACAACGAGGGCATTCATTTCAGGACTCCATGCTAGGCATCTAGAGCCCTTACCTCTCCAAAGGAAAGGAACACCTAAAGGTTTGGGATCTTCTGTAGGAATTGCACCCTTCTAAAAGTAGAGATAACTAACGGAATTGCATGTCCAGCCTGATCAGTGGATCATTGTTTGGACAAACAGGACCTAGGGACTGGGGCAGACAGGgacctgcctgcagcactggggTACGCTGGGATACCAGCACAGCCCAAAGTCTCCTCTGCTGGCTACAACATGGGTTTTGCTGCCCTGCCGTCAGCCTCACCATGGAGAGATGAAAGCGTCAGATACTAGACATACACAGGCTGGCAGACTAACACTATACCCACAGGAATCAGGGTGGCATGAGTATGACCTAGAGAGTCCTTTCCCAGCCCTTCCCAGTTGCTGAACACCAGGGAAGCGCACCTTTCTACCAACAGAAAGTATGCTGACAGGAACAAATGCTAGTTTTTAAACTGAGCATTGGCAAACCCTTAACTGAGCACAGACTAGCTGATCTTTGATTTCCCTTGTCGAGCCCCTGTACAGATGTGTAGagaagcccagcagcagctaTGGCCGGGAGCAGTTCAGTGCAAGCAGGATTCACACCCAGTACACTGCCCCGGGCTACATCGGAGCAGATGCTTCCACACGAGCGTGGTCTAGACACCCCTCACAGCAGGAGTCGCTCCTTACCTGCATTGTCACTAGCCTGTCATCCACCATGACTTCTTTTGTCAGGAAGTCTGCACCTATCGTAGCCTTGTACTGGTTACTGAATTTCTTGTTCACATACTGGTTCATGAGCGATGTCTTTCCCACCCTgtacagaaaggcaaaaagactAGGTAGGCTGCTTCTACAACAGAGCTCGCATTAATCACTCTGAACAAAACATCCCTCTGCCCTTTACCTTCCATCATAGACTCCTGGCCAAAAGGGGGAGTCGGGAAACACACCCACCTCTGCAAGGAGGGGCTTTCACAGCAACAGATGCTGGGGCCACATAAGGATATGAAGAATTAAGGTCTTGAGAAACCCTGCTGATGGGGAAGCAATCTGATCACTGGTAAACAGTATGCATCGTATCATGAGGGCAACCTTGAAAGATGAGGTGCCCTACCAAATGATGAAGCCCACCAAAATAATCATTGGCC includes:
- the RAB7A gene encoding ras-related protein Rab-7a; translated protein: MTSRKKVLLKVIILGDSGVGKTSLMNQYVNKKFSNQYKATIGADFLTKEVMVDDRLVTMQIWDTAGQERFQSLGVAFYRGADCCVLVFDVTAPNTFKTLDSWRDEFLIQASPRDPENFPFVVLGNKIDLENRQVTTKRAQAWCYSKNNIPYFETSAKEAINVEQAFQTIARNALKQETEVELYNEFPEPIKLDKNDRVKASAESCSC